The Cucumis melo cultivar AY chromosome 6, USDA_Cmelo_AY_1.0, whole genome shotgun sequence genome includes a region encoding these proteins:
- the LOC103493400 gene encoding indole-3-acetic acid-amido synthetase GH3.6, with protein sequence MPEAPKPSTPNYNQLVQKNKAILQFIEDVTTNAALVQRQVLSQILSQNSNSEYLTLYGRPSPDTFKTSIPLVSYDQIQPFVSRIANGDFSPILCSSPISEFLTSSGTSGGERKLMPTIEEELERRSLLYSLLMPVMSQFVPGLEKGKGMYFLFIKAEAKTPGGLLARPVLTSYYKSSHFKERPYDPYTNYTSPNEAILCPDSYQSMYAQLLCGLCHRLDVLRVGAVFASGFIRAIRFLEKHWQLLCHDIRTGTLNSQITDQAVRDAVMLSVLRRPDPELADYIHGECCKGSWQGIITRLWPNTKYVDVIVTGTMSQYIATLDYYSNGLPLVCTMYASSECYFGVNLNPLCKPSEVAYTLIPSMAYFEFLPIERSHNNDDNSLDEQQLVDLTDVELGKEYELVVTTYAGLYRYRVGDILRVAGFKNKAPQFNFICRKNVVLSIDSDKTDEVELQNAVKNSMNHLVPFEATLAEYTSYANTSTIPGHYVLYWEVNQKEGAATPVPPSVLEDCCLTIEESLNSVYRQGRVSDKSIGPLEIKVVENGTFDKLMDYAISMGASINQYKTPRCVKFQPIVELLNSRVVGSYFSPKCPKWVPGHKQWSQQD encoded by the exons atgcCTGAAGCACCAAAACCAAGTACTCCAAATTACAACCAGCTCGTTCAAAAAAACAAAGCCATTCTTCAATTCATTGAAGATGTCACCACCAACGCTGCTCTTGTCCAACGCCAAGTCCTCTCTCAAATCCTCTCCCAAAATTCCAACTCCGAGTACTTAACGCTCTATGGTCGCCCCTCTCCTGATACCTTCAAAACCTCCATCCCTCTCGTCTCTTACGACCAAATCCAACCCTTCGTCTCTCGTATTGCCAATGGCGATTTCTCCCCTATTCTATGCTCCTCTCCCATCTCTGAATTCTTAACCAG CTCTGGCACCTCGGGTGGCGAGAGAAAGTTGATGCCGACGATCGAGGAGGAGTTGGAGAGACGATCATTGTTGTATAGCTTGTTGATGCCTGTGATGTCTCAATTCGTTCCTGGCTTAGAGAAGGGTAAAGGAatgtattttttgtttattaaagCTGAGGCCAAAACCCCTGGTGGCTTGCTCGCTCGCCCCGTTTTAACTAGCTACTACAAGAGCTCTCATTTTAAGGAACGCCCTTACGATCCTTATACCAATTACACCAGCCCCAATGAAGCCATTCTTTGCCCCGACTCCTATCAAAGCATGTACGCTCAATTGCTCTGTGGTCTTTGTCATCGTCTCGACGTTCTTCGCGTCGGTGCTGTTTTTGCCTCTGGTTTCATTCGTGCTATTCGCTTTCTTGAAAAGCATTGGCAACTTCTCTGCCACGATATCCGCACTGGGACGCTGAATTCCCAGATCACAGACCAGGCGGTTCGTGATGCAGTTATGTTATCGGTGCTACGTAGGCCGGATCCTGAGTTGGCAGATTATATTCATGGAGAGTGTTGTAAGGGATCTTGGCAGGGAATTATTACGAGGTTGTGGCCGAATACGAAATACGTGGATGTGATTGTTACCGGGACAATGTCACAGTATATTGCAACGCTTGATTATTATAGCAACGGATTGCCTTTGGTTTGTACTATGTATGCTTCTTCAGAGTGTTATTTTGGTGTGAATCTTAACCCTCTTTGTAAACCAAGTGAAGTTGCTTATACTCTCATTCCTTCCATGGCAtattttgagtttcttcctATTGAAAGAAGCCACAACAACGATGACAACTCCCTCGATGAGCAACAACTTGTCGACCTAACCGATGTTGAACTCGGTAAAGAATATGAGCTCGTCGTCACGACTTACGCCG GACTTTATCGATATCGAGTGGGCGATATCCTAAGAGTAGCGGGATTCAAAAACAAAGCTCCACAATTCAACTTCATATGTCGAAAGAACGTGGTTCTAAGCATCGATTCCGATAAAACCGATGAAGTAGAGCTTCAAAACGCAGTGAAAAACTCAATGAACCATTTAGTGCCATTCGAGGCGACATTGGCGGAGTACACAAGCTATGCCAACACTTCAACAATTCCAGGTCACTACGTGTTATATTGGGAGGTAAACCAAAAGGAAGGGGCAGCCACACCGGTGCCGCCGTCCGTGTTGGAAGATTGTTGTCTTACGATTGAGGAGTCATTGAACAGCGTATACCGGCAGGGGAGAGTATCGGACAAGTCAATCGGGCCACTGGAAATCAAGGTTGTGGAAAATGGGACATTTGATAAGCTGATGGATTATGCTATAAGCATGGGAGCTTCAATAAATCAGTACAAAACCCCAAGGTGTGTGAAGTTTCAACCCATTGTTGAGCTTTTGAACTCAAGAGTTGTGGGTTCTTATTTCAGCCCTAAGTGCCCAAAGTGGGTTCCCGGTCATAAGCAATGGTCCCAACAAGATTAG